Proteins co-encoded in one Saprospira grandis genomic window:
- a CDS encoding TAT-variant-translocated molybdopterin oxidoreductase, whose protein sequence is MSKQENTNKVWVSVEDLTQDAEFIKAQQNEFPASEEQTEGEGPSRRDFLKYVGFGLGAATLASCEIPVKRAIPYLVKPEEIVPGVATYYASTFVNGGDCVPVLVKTREGRPIKIEGHPNAFTQGGTSARSQASVLDLYDTNRIKSAGKVAGDKYEEMSWTALDKEAKKALSAASKVAIVSHTVLSPSLERAIADFKATYAGAEHIQYDPFSSSALLEANKEMYGKSAIPNYRFDQAKCIVGIDCDFLGTWISPVEFNVDYAKSRKQNFSMKTFVDSDGAVADKVEKEMSVHIQFEGHMSMTGSNADHRVLIKPSEQAMAVKALYNEVAALTGNSGGAASAKFSWAKANKAIKSTAKKLVAAAKTGALVVCGINDVNIQKVVNGINEMLGAYGKTIIWSGYSKQRKGNDTSIKNLVNNLGNYDAVIVMGANPAYDLPALAAQFATALKKLTEAKKFTVAFNAALDETAALCQYVAPDHHYLEAWGDVNPKQGEYYIVQPTINPLFKTRAAGQTLLTWAGKAMKGEQPYFEYIKAFWTSELFAAQNRFMTKASFWTNVLHDGMLKLSNPDAAPGIKATVAAAPVEEAKEGEETTVTAVPTPSEKEETVEEEVAPVASSGALSIAQSALSSLSEKSSDALEAIFYETVALGSGQYANNPWLQEMPDPVMRTTWDNFIAIPVKWNGDNDYTTPYDNMKDGDIAEIKIGENTYQLPVIRQFGLHPQTIAIALGYGRTKAGKAGSLVGKNLFPECKNFTYSSASVSAPTKVGRDSQFACVQMHHTYGLTSKDESGKTIVDESTGKPFNVDEQVLGHRGFQGSLTNRSVFFQSSAKDLKSGLKELHAKRKSYQHLNEKGLYPDRNEVYGTGHWWAMSIDLNACTGCGACTVACMAENNVPVVGKFEVSKAHEMTWLRIDRYYYGDEETPNTAYMPMMCQHCDNAPCENVCPVAATNHSSEGLNQMTYNRCIGTRYCANNCPYKVRRFNWLDYTSADTFALNEVDMNRGMENDEYYTYMTDNLTRMVLNPDVTVRSRGVIEKCSFCVQRLQEAKLTAKVEGRRLMDGDVKVACQAACPTGAIAFGDRNDKESQVVAWMESARGYLALEEVNVRSAVTYLMKVQNTDVNFA, encoded by the coding sequence ATGAGCAAACAGGAGAATACTAACAAGGTTTGGGTTAGTGTAGAAGATTTGACCCAAGATGCTGAGTTTATCAAAGCACAGCAAAATGAGTTTCCTGCATCGGAAGAGCAGACGGAGGGCGAGGGCCCTAGCCGTCGTGATTTTTTGAAATACGTAGGTTTTGGATTGGGAGCAGCTACTTTAGCTAGCTGTGAAATCCCCGTAAAACGGGCCATTCCTTATTTGGTAAAGCCCGAGGAAATTGTTCCTGGTGTGGCTACCTATTATGCCTCTACCTTTGTTAATGGTGGAGACTGTGTACCCGTTCTAGTAAAAACTAGAGAGGGTCGTCCAATTAAAATTGAAGGGCATCCTAATGCCTTTACTCAAGGCGGAACTTCTGCGCGTTCGCAGGCTTCCGTTTTGGACCTATATGATACCAATCGCATCAAGTCTGCCGGAAAGGTAGCTGGCGATAAGTACGAAGAAATGAGCTGGACTGCCTTGGATAAAGAGGCCAAGAAAGCTTTGTCTGCTGCTTCTAAAGTAGCTATCGTTTCTCATACTGTACTCAGCCCTTCTTTGGAGCGCGCTATTGCTGACTTCAAAGCAACTTATGCTGGTGCTGAGCATATCCAATACGATCCTTTTTCTTCTTCTGCTTTGCTAGAAGCCAATAAGGAGATGTATGGCAAATCTGCTATTCCTAACTACCGTTTCGATCAGGCCAAATGTATTGTTGGTATTGATTGTGACTTCCTAGGGACTTGGATCTCTCCTGTAGAGTTCAATGTAGATTATGCGAAGAGCCGTAAGCAAAACTTTTCTATGAAAACCTTTGTAGACAGCGATGGCGCTGTTGCTGATAAGGTAGAAAAGGAAATGAGCGTACATATTCAGTTTGAGGGACATATGTCTATGACTGGATCTAATGCTGATCACCGTGTACTGATTAAGCCTTCTGAGCAAGCTATGGCCGTTAAGGCACTTTATAATGAAGTAGCTGCACTAACAGGCAACTCTGGCGGAGCGGCTTCTGCTAAGTTTAGCTGGGCCAAGGCCAATAAAGCCATTAAGAGCACAGCCAAGAAATTGGTTGCTGCCGCTAAAACTGGCGCTTTGGTAGTTTGCGGAATCAATGATGTGAACATCCAAAAAGTAGTTAACGGAATCAATGAGATGTTGGGTGCCTATGGCAAAACGATCATCTGGAGCGGCTACTCTAAGCAACGCAAAGGAAATGATACTAGCATCAAAAATTTGGTGAACAACTTGGGTAACTATGATGCAGTGATCGTAATGGGCGCTAACCCTGCTTATGATTTGCCTGCTTTGGCTGCTCAGTTTGCTACTGCTTTGAAAAAATTGACAGAAGCTAAGAAATTTACAGTAGCCTTTAATGCTGCTTTAGATGAAACTGCTGCTCTTTGTCAGTATGTTGCTCCTGATCATCATTATCTAGAGGCTTGGGGCGATGTTAACCCCAAACAAGGCGAGTACTACATCGTACAACCCACCATTAACCCCTTGTTCAAAACACGTGCAGCAGGTCAGACACTATTGACTTGGGCCGGTAAAGCCATGAAAGGCGAACAGCCTTACTTTGAATATATCAAAGCATTCTGGACCAGCGAGTTGTTTGCTGCTCAGAACCGCTTTATGACTAAAGCTTCTTTCTGGACCAATGTACTGCATGACGGTATGTTGAAGCTCTCTAACCCCGATGCCGCTCCTGGCATTAAGGCGACTGTAGCTGCTGCTCCTGTAGAAGAAGCCAAAGAAGGAGAAGAAACTACAGTAACTGCAGTGCCTACTCCTAGCGAAAAAGAAGAAACTGTAGAAGAAGAAGTTGCTCCTGTAGCAAGCAGTGGCGCTTTGAGCATCGCTCAATCTGCTTTGTCTAGCTTGTCTGAGAAGAGCAGCGATGCCCTAGAGGCCATTTTCTACGAAACAGTAGCCCTTGGTTCTGGTCAGTATGCCAACAACCCTTGGTTGCAAGAAATGCCTGATCCCGTAATGCGTACCACTTGGGATAACTTTATTGCAATTCCTGTAAAATGGAATGGCGATAACGATTATACAACGCCTTACGATAACATGAAAGATGGGGATATCGCTGAGATTAAAATTGGCGAAAACACTTATCAGTTGCCTGTTATCCGTCAGTTTGGTTTGCATCCCCAAACCATTGCTATTGCATTGGGTTATGGTCGCACAAAAGCTGGAAAAGCGGGTAGCCTAGTCGGTAAGAACCTCTTCCCTGAGTGTAAAAACTTTACTTATAGCTCTGCTAGCGTAAGTGCTCCTACTAAGGTGGGCCGCGACTCGCAGTTTGCTTGTGTGCAAATGCACCATACTTACGGTTTGACCTCTAAGGATGAATCTGGAAAAACTATCGTTGATGAGTCTACTGGCAAGCCCTTTAATGTGGATGAGCAGGTATTGGGCCACCGTGGTTTCCAAGGTTCACTAACCAACCGCTCTGTATTCTTCCAATCTTCAGCTAAAGATCTTAAGTCTGGCCTAAAAGAGCTACACGCTAAGCGTAAGAGCTACCAGCACTTAAATGAAAAAGGCCTTTATCCCGATAGAAACGAGGTATATGGTACTGGTCACTGGTGGGCTATGTCTATCGACTTGAACGCCTGTACAGGTTGTGGTGCTTGTACCGTAGCTTGTATGGCAGAAAACAACGTTCCTGTTGTTGGTAAGTTTGAGGTGTCTAAGGCACACGAAATGACTTGGTTGCGTATTGACCGCTACTACTACGGCGATGAAGAGACACCCAATACGGCTTATATGCCTATGATGTGTCAGCACTGTGACAATGCTCCTTGTGAGAACGTTTGTCCTGTAGCTGCAACCAACCACAGTTCTGAAGGTTTGAACCAGATGACTTACAACCGTTGTATTGGTACTCGTTACTGTGCCAACAACTGTCCTTATAAAGTACGTCGTTTCAACTGGTTGGACTACACTTCTGCCGATACATTTGCTTTGAACGAAGTAGACATGAACCGCGGAATGGAGAACGATGAGTACTATACTTACATGACGGATAACCTTACTCGTATGGTCCTCAACCCTGATGTGACTGTTCGCTCAAGAGGTGTTATTGAGAAGTGTAGCTTCTGTGTACAACGTTTGCAAGAGGCTAAATTGACTGCAAAAGTAGAAGGCCGCCGCCTTATGGATGGCGATGTAAAAGTAGCTTGTCAGGCTGCTTGTCCTACTGGCGCTATTGCTTTTGGAGACCGCAACGACAAAGAAAGCCAAGTAGTTGCTTGGATGGAATCTGCTCGTGGTTACCTCGCCTTGGAAGAAGTAAACGTTCGTTCTGCTGTCACCTACTTGATGAAGGTGCAGAATACAGATGTGAACTTCGCTTAA
- a CDS encoding c-type cytochrome — MKLPNLYFFAAIALSAFFLGSCGKSGGEFAGYEYMPDMGHSIAYEANVNTYYRFNTHSSEEEYHEFAKPRKPVAGTVPFNATATTPGGASEFTFPVYAFDNTEAGRNEAMKAITENPLKAKNEEDLKKILAKGEELYVVYCASCHGEEGDGNGQLWNSGDGPYPNAPANYMTDDLKNATDGRYYHAIMHGKGVMLSHADKLSHDERWMVIHYIRSLQAEKYDLPTANGQNKVATPDAEDTEAEAAATEEENK; from the coding sequence ATGAAATTACCTAATCTATACTTCTTCGCAGCTATTGCCCTTTCAGCTTTCTTCCTCGGAAGCTGTGGCAAGTCTGGAGGTGAGTTTGCTGGTTATGAGTATATGCCCGATATGGGCCACTCTATTGCCTATGAAGCAAACGTAAATACGTACTACCGCTTTAATACGCACTCTTCTGAAGAAGAGTATCACGAATTTGCCAAACCTCGCAAACCTGTTGCTGGTACTGTACCCTTTAATGCAACAGCTACTACGCCCGGCGGCGCTTCTGAGTTTACTTTTCCCGTCTATGCTTTTGATAATACAGAGGCAGGACGCAATGAAGCCATGAAGGCAATTACAGAAAATCCCCTCAAAGCCAAAAATGAGGAAGACCTCAAGAAAATCTTGGCCAAAGGAGAGGAGCTTTATGTAGTATACTGCGCTTCTTGCCATGGGGAAGAAGGCGACGGAAACGGCCAACTATGGAATAGCGGCGATGGGCCCTACCCCAACGCCCCCGCCAACTACATGACTGATGACCTCAAAAATGCTACCGATGGCCGCTACTATCACGCCATTATGCACGGTAAAGGGGTGATGCTTTCTCATGCCGATAAACTAAGCCATGATGAGCGCTGGATGGTGATCCACTATATCCGTAGCTTGCAAGCCGAAAAATATGACTTGCCTACCGCTAATGGCCAAAATAAAGTAGCTACTCCCGACGCCGAAGATACTGAGGCCGAAGCAGCAGCCACTGAAGAAGAAAACAAATAA
- the nrfD gene encoding NrfD/PsrC family molybdoenzyme membrane anchor subunit, with amino-acid sequence MSSVVSDIRPPLVMGNKTYHQITEDICSPTEELPNGKWVMLLLGALGLLAFGGLALFVTIWFGIGSWYLNRTVGWGWDITNFVWWVGIGHAGTLISAILLLFRQKWRTGVNRAAEAMTIFAVICAALFPGIHMGRIWLAFFVFPYPNTRGPLWVNFNSPLLWDVFAISTYFTVSLLFWYMGLIPDFATIRDRAKGFRKRIYNFASFGWTGSAKHWQRWEAMALVLSGLATPLVLSVHTIVSFDFATSVVPGWHTTIFPPYFVAGAIFSGFAMVQTLMILTSIALPQLKDYITLQHIESMNKVIVLTGSIVGVAYLTELFIAWYSGYIYEQFAFYNRALGPYWWSYFAMMTCNVITPQFFWVKRMRRSVLVTFILSIVVNIGMWFERFVIIATTLHRDFLPSSWSYYSPSWVEVGVYLFTFGLFGVLYLIFMRVAPVVAIAEVKSILKSSGDQYCGENMHQHETAEELSSEA; translated from the coding sequence ATGAGCTCAGTTGTATCAGATATTCGCCCACCATTAGTAATGGGCAATAAGACATATCATCAGATTACTGAGGATATCTGTTCCCCAACGGAGGAGTTGCCCAATGGTAAATGGGTAATGCTCTTGTTGGGCGCTTTGGGGCTACTCGCCTTTGGTGGTTTGGCCTTGTTTGTTACCATCTGGTTTGGGATTGGTAGCTGGTACCTTAACCGTACTGTAGGTTGGGGTTGGGATATTACCAACTTTGTATGGTGGGTAGGTATCGGTCACGCCGGTACACTTATCTCGGCCATCTTGTTACTTTTCCGCCAAAAATGGCGTACGGGGGTAAACCGTGCTGCAGAGGCGATGACCATTTTTGCCGTAATTTGTGCGGCGCTCTTCCCGGGTATTCACATGGGACGTATTTGGTTGGCCTTCTTCGTTTTCCCTTATCCTAACACACGTGGTCCTTTGTGGGTAAACTTCAACTCGCCACTCCTTTGGGATGTATTCGCTATCTCTACTTACTTTACTGTATCGCTTTTGTTCTGGTACATGGGATTGATTCCTGACTTCGCTACTATTCGCGACCGTGCCAAGGGCTTCCGTAAGCGTATCTATAACTTTGCCTCTTTTGGTTGGACTGGTTCTGCCAAGCACTGGCAACGTTGGGAGGCTATGGCTTTGGTTCTTTCTGGACTAGCTACTCCTCTTGTACTTTCTGTACACACCATTGTATCTTTTGACTTTGCTACCTCTGTTGTACCTGGATGGCATACCACGATTTTCCCTCCCTACTTTGTAGCGGGTGCGATCTTCTCTGGTTTTGCGATGGTACAAACCCTAATGATCCTAACGTCAATTGCTTTGCCTCAGCTGAAAGACTATATTACGCTTCAGCACATTGAGTCAATGAATAAGGTAATTGTTTTGACGGGTTCAATTGTAGGTGTAGCTTACTTGACTGAGCTGTTCATCGCTTGGTACTCTGGTTATATTTATGAGCAGTTTGCTTTCTATAACCGTGCATTAGGTCCTTACTGGTGGTCTTACTTCGCTATGATGACTTGTAACGTAATCACACCTCAGTTTTTCTGGGTGAAGCGCATGCGCCGAAGTGTTTTGGTTACTTTCATCCTTTCTATTGTAGTAAATATCGGGATGTGGTTCGAGCGTTTCGTTATTATTGCAACAACCCTACACCGTGACTTCTTGCCTTCTAGCTGGAGCTACTACTCTCCTTCTTGGGTAGAGGTTGGGGTATACCTCTTCACTTTTGGCCTCTTTGGTGTACTTTACCTCATTTTCATGCGTGTCGCTCCTGTTGTAGCTATCGCCGAGGTGAAATCTATCTTGAAGAGCTCTGGTGATCAGTATTGTGGTGAAAACATGCACCAACATGAAACTGCTGAAGAACTAAGCAGCGAAGCCTAA
- a CDS encoding DUF3341 domain-containing protein, with the protein MKQLNKTILYGLYTDEEVLMDAVRDIREEGNEIWDVFTPFPVHGLDPVLGLKESRLHIAGFVYGLFGALTAFGFMTWTLTRDWPIIFGGKPYFSAPSFIPITFEFTVLMAAVGMVITFYLVCGLGPGVTNPYLDPRITDDHFCIAFDVTNMSEEQRQALEAKLLSTGACEQPKIKNI; encoded by the coding sequence ATGAAACAGTTGAATAAAACTATCCTCTACGGTCTATACACAGATGAAGAAGTGCTGATGGACGCTGTTAGAGATATCCGTGAAGAGGGGAACGAGATCTGGGATGTTTTTACTCCCTTTCCCGTACACGGTCTAGACCCCGTTTTGGGCCTTAAAGAATCGCGCTTGCATATTGCAGGTTTTGTTTATGGCCTCTTTGGTGCCTTGACCGCCTTTGGATTTATGACTTGGACGCTCACTAGAGATTGGCCCATCATTTTTGGTGGTAAGCCTTATTTCTCTGCGCCCTCTTTTATTCCGATCACTTTTGAGTTTACTGTACTCATGGCTGCTGTCGGAATGGTAATCACTTTTTACTTGGTTTGTGGCCTAGGCCCTGGCGTAACTAATCCTTACCTCGATCCTCGTATTACCGATGACCATTTCTGTATCGCCTTTGATGTGACCAATATGTCTGAGGAACAACGCCAAGCCCTAGAAGCTAAACTCCTTAGCACTGGTGCCTGCGAGCAACCCAAGATCAAAAATATCTAA
- a CDS encoding DUF4836 family protein: MYTFVLRPQNLSNKANWSEVQEYPAIKEFSRGFGSAMGANEPDFFKDLFQNPQKLGINLEQNSYFLFNSDINMDYGTEVKAQLIAPLADAQKFEAVCKALFKEEELKNKSQKDGYNWLQVQGFSLAWNAKVLFIFASTPENFFAPESQEMNYMKQFDMFQQTINMDSQESLNNLKVYNDWEATVRDMGAWLNYERFMRLYAQSAEGLNRELGREAAMFMREIMPLMLSMYGDLYAGMDLSLEKGKIVAESKFYGNQDYINLYSDIANSKANTKVLNYLDGQNTVFYTYTHFSPEGTYEGLKKLAQKKAGPQSDIVERLFKFMEIFIDEKASFNFLKGDLFIAFNGLSMQKYVDKDYVYNEESDNYEMVEREVEEPLPNFVVGASYGNKKDILNLIEIVEILGFATKIKSNKYEISLPQSPKFYLVLDGNLLLFGSDKDRLINGKKYKKMDSKHKAYLKNDNQTIFFSPENAIALVDRVNSLKPNTFSERELKEMKRFAKGLKDMSVHTYKPKNAPYILQEMTWELENKEENALNTFFRFVNELYLSTQKGM; the protein is encoded by the coding sequence ATGTATACCTTTGTTTTGCGCCCCCAAAACCTAAGCAATAAGGCCAATTGGAGCGAGGTGCAGGAATATCCCGCTATCAAGGAGTTTTCTAGAGGCTTTGGCTCCGCTATGGGCGCCAATGAACCCGATTTCTTTAAAGACCTTTTTCAAAACCCCCAAAAGCTAGGCATCAACCTAGAGCAGAACAGCTACTTCCTCTTTAATAGTGATATCAATATGGACTATGGGACGGAGGTTAAGGCGCAACTAATTGCCCCCCTAGCCGATGCCCAAAAGTTTGAGGCCGTCTGTAAGGCCCTTTTTAAGGAGGAAGAACTGAAAAACAAAAGCCAAAAAGATGGCTACAACTGGCTGCAAGTGCAGGGGTTTAGCTTGGCCTGGAACGCTAAGGTCTTGTTTATTTTTGCCTCTACTCCCGAAAATTTCTTTGCTCCCGAAAGCCAAGAGATGAACTACATGAAGCAGTTTGATATGTTTCAGCAGACAATCAATATGGATAGCCAAGAGAGCCTAAATAACCTCAAGGTATATAATGACTGGGAGGCAACGGTCCGCGATATGGGCGCTTGGCTCAATTATGAACGCTTTATGCGGCTGTATGCCCAAAGCGCCGAAGGCCTCAACCGAGAACTGGGTCGAGAAGCCGCTATGTTTATGCGAGAAATTATGCCTCTTATGCTCAGTATGTATGGCGACCTTTATGCAGGAATGGACCTCTCTCTAGAAAAAGGGAAAATTGTAGCCGAATCTAAGTTTTATGGCAATCAGGATTATATTAACCTCTATAGCGATATTGCCAATAGTAAGGCCAATACGAAGGTGCTCAATTACCTCGATGGCCAAAATACCGTTTTCTATACCTATACGCATTTTAGCCCCGAAGGTACTTATGAGGGCCTCAAGAAACTGGCCCAGAAAAAAGCTGGCCCCCAAAGCGATATCGTCGAGCGCCTGTTCAAGTTTATGGAAATCTTTATTGATGAAAAAGCCAGCTTCAATTTCCTAAAAGGCGACCTTTTTATTGCCTTTAATGGCCTGTCTATGCAGAAGTATGTCGATAAGGATTATGTCTATAACGAAGAAAGTGACAATTATGAAATGGTAGAGCGGGAAGTAGAAGAACCTCTCCCCAATTTTGTAGTGGGCGCTTCTTATGGCAACAAAAAAGATATTCTCAACCTAATCGAGATTGTAGAGATTTTAGGCTTTGCCACAAAAATCAAAAGCAATAAGTACGAAATTAGCCTGCCCCAAAGCCCTAAGTTCTATTTGGTCCTAGATGGCAATCTGCTCCTCTTTGGTAGCGATAAAGATCGCCTCATCAATGGCAAGAAGTATAAGAAAATGGACAGCAAGCACAAGGCTTACCTCAAAAATGATAATCAAACCATTTTCTTCTCTCCCGAAAATGCTATCGCTCTAGTCGATCGCGTCAATAGCCTCAAACCCAATACGTTTTCTGAACGCGAACTCAAGGAAATGAAACGCTTTGCCAAAGGCCTCAAAGATATGAGCGTACATACCTATAAGCCAAAAAATGCCCCTTATATTCTCCAAGAAATGACCTGGGAACTCGAAAACAAAGAGGAAAATGCCCTAAATACCTTCTTCCGCTTTGTTAATGAGCTCTATCTTTCTACTCAAAAAGGCATGTAA
- a CDS encoding c-type cytochrome translates to MIYQNLVRYFSLAFLFLALSLGAQAQDAKHGKELFLANCASCHNANMKDNATGPALGDVEARWAEFPQEELYAWIRNSQGLIADNSAASQAYAADLYKKWGSVMTPFPALTDADIQDMLVYIQNKYEFGCDSPPCVTAVAEGGNEGPAKEEDSSTGIILIILAVVLALSTVFLARYINNLNRLAAQKTGGEPVASKSFLQIVLNPTIVRLLIFALVIFGGYTTVNNAINLGRQQNYAPEQPIKFSHALHAGKNGIDCQYCHDGARRSKHAVIPAMNTCMNCHTAVKKGPEHGTAEILKIYASTGFNPISIETPQYGAYFSDTVSLESRLAVYEKWLKASNEGMAEGDIKAQLAAVPQFIETSEDSKLVNTKPVSWIRIHNLPDHVYFNHSQHVTAGKVECQDCHGAVEEMAVVKQHAPLSMGWCVNCHRQTKVKFDENAYYQADYYKQYEEYHKEIQEGGVTVEEIGGLECQKCHY, encoded by the coding sequence ATGATATATCAAAACTTAGTACGCTACTTTTCCCTTGCGTTCCTGTTTTTGGCCCTTTCGTTAGGGGCGCAGGCGCAAGATGCCAAGCATGGTAAGGAATTATTCTTGGCGAACTGTGCCTCTTGTCACAACGCCAACATGAAGGACAATGCGACTGGTCCTGCCCTAGGCGATGTGGAGGCCCGTTGGGCCGAATTTCCGCAAGAAGAGCTTTATGCTTGGATTCGGAACTCTCAGGGCTTAATTGCCGATAATTCAGCAGCCTCTCAAGCCTATGCCGCTGATTTGTACAAAAAGTGGGGGTCAGTGATGACACCTTTCCCTGCTTTGACAGATGCCGACATCCAAGACATGTTGGTTTACATCCAAAACAAATATGAGTTTGGTTGTGATTCTCCTCCCTGTGTAACGGCTGTTGCCGAAGGAGGCAATGAAGGACCTGCCAAAGAGGAAGACTCTAGTACAGGGATCATCTTGATTATCTTGGCCGTTGTTTTGGCTTTGAGTACAGTCTTCTTGGCTCGTTACATCAACAACCTAAATCGTTTGGCTGCCCAGAAAACTGGTGGAGAGCCTGTGGCCAGCAAATCATTCTTGCAAATCGTTCTCAATCCTACAATTGTTCGTTTGTTGATTTTTGCTTTGGTGATTTTTGGTGGCTATACTACGGTAAACAATGCGATCAACTTGGGCCGTCAGCAAAACTATGCGCCCGAGCAGCCTATTAAGTTTTCTCATGCTTTGCATGCAGGTAAAAATGGCATCGATTGTCAGTACTGCCACGATGGCGCTCGCCGCTCTAAGCATGCGGTAATTCCTGCTATGAACACTTGTATGAACTGCCACACTGCAGTGAAAAAAGGACCAGAGCATGGAACAGCAGAAATCTTGAAGATTTATGCTTCTACTGGATTCAACCCCATTTCTATCGAAACTCCTCAGTATGGCGCTTACTTTAGCGATACAGTAAGTTTAGAAAGCCGTTTGGCCGTATATGAAAAATGGCTAAAAGCTTCTAATGAGGGCATGGCAGAAGGCGACATCAAAGCGCAATTGGCTGCTGTACCTCAGTTCATTGAGACTTCAGAAGATAGCAAATTGGTAAATACTAAGCCGGTAAGCTGGATTCGTATTCACAACCTTCCCGATCATGTTTACTTCAATCACTCTCAGCACGTAACTGCGGGTAAAGTAGAGTGTCAGGATTGCCATGGTGCGGTAGAGGAAATGGCTGTAGTAAAACAGCATGCTCCTCTTTCTATGGGATGGTGTGTAAACTGTCACCGTCAGACCAAGGTGAAGTTTGACGAAAATGCCTACTATCAGGCCGATTACTACAAGCAGTACGAAGAGTACCACAAAGAGATTCAAGAAGGCGGTGTAACCGTAGAAGAAATCGGTGGTCTTGAGTGTCAGAAGTGTCACTACTAG
- a CDS encoding class I SAM-dependent methyltransferase: MSIRWKIAQAAEIRWWQRYLAKKQPTDYLNWKRNYWSNFLQDLQTDFPLHLHGPILDAGAGPAGIFCLLQEDAAITAVDPLFNQYASKLPHFQTNDYPNTEFINQALEEFVRPKQFSSIFCLNAINHVQNWERCLQNLIDSLAPGGQLILSTDVHRHPWLYPIFKALPGDILHPQQHQLQHYLQALQAFSPSRLEHKRLKREAIFDYVVFFFQKDN; the protein is encoded by the coding sequence ATGAGTATTCGCTGGAAAATTGCACAGGCCGCCGAAATCCGCTGGTGGCAACGGTATTTGGCCAAAAAACAACCTACAGATTACCTAAATTGGAAACGGAACTATTGGAGCAATTTTCTCCAAGATCTCCAAACCGATTTTCCGCTGCATCTGCATGGCCCTATCCTAGACGCTGGGGCGGGCCCCGCAGGTATTTTTTGCCTGCTGCAAGAGGATGCTGCCATCACGGCTGTCGATCCACTTTTTAATCAGTATGCAAGCAAACTCCCCCATTTCCAAACAAATGATTATCCCAATACGGAATTCATTAACCAAGCTTTGGAGGAGTTTGTACGGCCCAAGCAATTTTCTAGCATCTTTTGCCTCAATGCCATTAACCATGTGCAAAATTGGGAGCGCTGCCTGCAAAATCTAATCGATTCTCTGGCCCCCGGCGGCCAATTGATTTTGTCTACGGATGTGCATCGCCACCCCTGGCTCTACCCTATTTTTAAGGCCCTGCCCGGCGATATTCTTCACCCACAACAACATCAATTGCAGCATTATTTGCAGGCCCTTCAGGCCTTTTCGCCCAGCCGTTTAGAACATAAACGCCTAAAACGAGAAGCCATTTTTGATTATGTGGTGTTCTTTTTTCAAAAAGATAACTAA